GGCCAGGGCGTCGGCGGCGGCAAAACACATTTCATCGCTGATGGTTTTGGCGCGCACATCCAGCGCGCCGCGGAAGATTCCGGGAAACCCCACCGAGTTGTTCACCTGGTTCGGGAAATCGGAGCGGCCAGTGGCGACGATGGCCGCGCCCCCGTCCTTGGCTTCCCAGGGCCATATTTCGGGGATCGGGTTGGCGCAGGCGAAAACAATGGCGTCTTTTTTCATGGCGCCGATCCATTCCGGCCGGATGATGCCGGGGCCGGGATTGGAGCAGGCGATTACCGCGTCCATCTCCCGCATCGCCTCCGCTATGCCGCCGGAGCGTTGCTCGGCGTTGGTGGCCAGACAAAGCCGCCATTTATGCGCGAACTTGTCTTTTGCAGCCGCAATATCAACGCGGTTTTTATGGAGAATACCCTTGCTGTCAACCACCATGCATCCGGCCGGGTCGGCCCCGCGTCCGAAAATGAGCCGCGCGGCGGTTGTGTTTGAAGCGCCGCTGCCGATAAACGCGATCCTGGCATCGGCTATTTTTTTTCGCGTAAGTTTCAGGGCGTTCAGGAGTCCGGCCAGGATGACGGTGGCCGTGCCCTGCTGGTCGTCGTGCCAGACCGGTATTTCCGCCTTTGCCCGCAGGGTATCCAGGATTTGGAAACATTTCGGCTGGGCAATGTCCTCAAGATTTATGCCGCCGAATGAGGGCTGGAGCGCAAGCACGATGTCAATAATCCTGCCGGGATCCTTTTCGTTCAGGACAATCGGAAAAGCGTCCACCCCGCCGAGGTATTTATATAACAATGCCTTTCCCTCCATGACGGGCAGGCCCGCTTCGGGCCCGATATCGCCCAGGCCGAGCACGCGCGTGCCGTCGCTGACCACGGCGACCGTGTTCCAACGGCTGGTCATTTCAAAAGAGAGGTTTTTGTCGTTTGCAATGGCCTTGCAGGCCGAGGCGACTCCCGGTGAATACCAGACGGCGAAATCATTGAAGTCCTGCACGCGGCATTTGATGCCGGTTTCAATTTTTCCCTGGTAAAAAGGGTGCATGCGCAGGGCCTTTTCCGCCGGCTTGCCCGCCTTTTTTATTAATGACTGGGGATTGATCCGCCGATTTTTTGTTTTCATGTTGTTTTCTGTTTTTTTTCCGGAAATTTTACGACAAGACAAAATAATATATAATCGGTTCTGCCGGTAAGCAAGTGATAAACGCGGAACAATTTAAATATGGACAAGCATGCCGGTGATCAGTAAGAATACCCGGCAATCATTTGTGTGCAGTTGTTTCAAGCCCCGACATGAAAAAAATATTTCCGGCATTGGCTTTTGCGTTGCTTATCGGCGGGCCCGGGATTGCCGCGGATGGCGAACAACCCGTGTCCGCCCAGTTCAAGGTAAAGGCCGTCAGCCTCGCCGTCAAGGCCGGCCTGAAAGCTTACATGGCAAAGGCGGACTTTCCGTCGTTGAAAAGCGGAAAGATAACCGAAATTAACCGCATGAGCGCGCCGCAATTTGCGGCGGAGTATGATCGGGCCTGGCGTGTCCTTGAAAAGTGCCCCGTCCTGGTTGCAAAATACAATTTGCGGCCAAATATGGCTAAACCGGAAGTCCTTAAAATCATGGGGCGTTTGACGCGGGACGAATGCCTGGAGGCGGTTGACAGCATTCCTGACGCGGTAATTGTTGAGCAGTTGACTGGCTGTTTGAATGGCCCTGAAATGCAGGATAAGCCGTACACGGAGCGGATTAATATCCTCATGGAAAAAGTTTTTACCAGGAATGGCGGATGAATGCGCGTGTTCATAGCGTCGGTTTCCGCGCGAAGCCGGCCCGGCTGGCCGCGGGGCTGATAATAACGGCCTTGTGCGTGGTGCGCCCGCTTGTTTTGCCGGCAACCGGACTCGCCCAGTCTCCGGTTGATTTGGATTGCCGGGAACGCTTCACCCCCAATCTGCCGGCGTTGATTCTCAAGTATGAGGTTACTTATCGTCTCTTCCGGCTGAACCTGATGCATCTGGCTGACGCGGTTGTGTCCGCCGCGGACGGCGAATGGTTTAACGAGGCCAGCGGCGAATGGTTGCCTGCTTATTTTCTTACTTTCAGTCTGGACACCCTTGAAGACCCGTCCGAGTCCGGCCGCAGCCGTTATGCGATTCATAACCGGCTTTCCACCGTTC
The nucleotide sequence above comes from Kiritimatiellia bacterium. Encoded proteins:
- a CDS encoding NADP-dependent malic enzyme, which encodes MKTKNRRINPQSLIKKAGKPAEKALRMHPFYQGKIETGIKCRVQDFNDFAVWYSPGVASACKAIANDKNLSFEMTSRWNTVAVVSDGTRVLGLGDIGPEAGLPVMEGKALLYKYLGGVDAFPIVLNEKDPGRIIDIVLALQPSFGGINLEDIAQPKCFQILDTLRAKAEIPVWHDDQQGTATVILAGLLNALKLTRKKIADARIAFIGSGASNTTAARLIFGRGADPAGCMVVDSKGILHKNRVDIAAAKDKFAHKWRLCLATNAEQRSGGIAEAMREMDAVIACSNPGPGIIRPEWIGAMKKDAIVFACANPIPEIWPWEAKDGGAAIVATGRSDFPNQVNNSVGFPGIFRGALDVRAKTISDEMCFAAADALAGMMGKNLDVEHIIPSMDDWEVFPREAAAVGMKAQEQGLARKKMTRNELMANARKMIKRSRSMTAALMRDGFIKKFRG